A region of the Salvelinus namaycush isolate Seneca unplaced genomic scaffold, SaNama_1.0 Scaffold3234, whole genome shotgun sequence genome:
GATGGTTCATCCACTCAGCTAGATGGGCTCCCAGGGGGTTCAACCACTCAGCTAGATGGGCTCCCAGATGGGTTCAATCCCTCCTCAGCTAGATGGGCTCCCTGATGGGTTCAACCACTCAGCTAGATGGGCTCCCAGATGGGTTCAACCACTCAGCTAAATGGGCTCCCAGATGGGTTCAACCACTCAGCTAGATGGGCTCCCAGATGGGTTCAACCACTCAGCTAGGTGGGCTCCCAGATTGGTTCAACCACTCAGCTAGATGTGCTCCCAGATGGGTTCAACCACTCAGCTAGATGGGCTCCCAGGTGGGTTCAACCACTCAGCTAGATGGGCTCCCAGATGGGTTCAATCCCTCCTCAGCTAGATGGGCCCCCAGATGGGTTCAACCACTCAGCTAGATGGACTCCCAGATGGGTTCATCCACTCAGCTAGATGGGCTCCCAGGGGGTTCAACCACTCAGCTAGATGGGCTCCCAGATGGGTTCAATCCCTCCTCAGCTAGATGGGCTCCCTGATGGGTTCAACCACTCAGCTAGATGGGCTCCCAGATGGGTTCAACCACTCAGCTAAATGGGCTCCCAGATGGGTTCAACCACTCAGCTAGATGGGCTTCCCCCACTCAGCTAGGTGGGCTCCCAGATTGGTTCAACCACTCAGCTAGATGTGCTCCCAGATGGGTTCAACCACTCAGCTAGATGGGCTCCCAGATGGGTTCAACCACTCAGCTAGATGGGCTCCCAGATGGGTTCAACCACTCAGCTAGAAGACTCCCAGATGGGTTCAACTACTCAGCTAGAAGACTCCCACATGGGTTCAACCACTCAGCTAGATGGGCTCCCAGATGGGTTCAATCCCTCCTCAGCTAGATGGGCTCAACCACTCAGCTAGATGGGCTCCCAGATGGGTTCAACCACTCAGCTAGATGGGTTCAACCACTCAGCTAGATGGGCTCCCAGGTGGGTTCAACCACTCAGCTAGATGGGCTCCCAGATGGGTTCAATCCCTCCTCAGCTAGATGGGCTCCCAGATGGGTTCAACCACTCAGCTAGATGGGCTCCCAGATGGGTTCAACCACTCAGCTAGATGGGCTCCCAGATGGGTTCAACCACTCAGCTAGATGGGCTCCCAGATGGGTTCAACCACTCAGCTAGATGGGCTCCCAGATGGGTTCAACCACTCAGCTAGATGGGCTCCCAGATGGGTTCAACCACTCAGCTAGATGGGCTCCCAGATGGGTTCAACCACTCAGCTAGATGGGCTCCCAGATGGGTTCAACCACTCAGCTAGATGGGCTCCCAGATGGGTTCAACCACTCAGCTAGATGGGCTCCCAGATGGGTTCAACCACTCAGCTAGATGGGCTCCCAGATGGGTTCAACCACTCAGCTAGATGGGCTCCCAGATGGGTTCAACCACTCAGCTAGATGGGCTCCCAGATGGGTTCAACCACTCAGCTAGATGGGCTCCCAGATGGGTTCAACCACTCAGCTAGATGGGCTCCCAGATGGGTTCAACCACTCAGCTAGATGGGCTCCCAGATGGGTTCAACCACTCAGCTAGATGGGCTCCCAGATGGGTTCAACCACTCAGCTAGATGGGCTCCCAGATGGGTTCAACCACTCAGCTAGATGGGCTCCCAGATGGGTTCAACCACTCAGCTAGATGGGCTCCCAGATGGGTTCAACCACTCAGCTAGATGGGCTCCCAGATGGGTTCAACCACTCAGCTAGATGGGCTCCCAGATGGGTTCAACCACTCAGCTAGATGGGCTCCCAGATGGGTTCAACCACTCAGCTAGATGGGCTCCCAGATGGGTTCAACCACTCAGCTAGATGGGCTCCCAGATGGGTTCAACCACTCAGCTAGATGGGCTCCCAGATGGGTTCAACCACTCAGCTAGATGGGCTCCCAGATGGGTTCAACCACTCAGCTAGATGGGCTCCCAGATGGGTTCAACCACTCAGCTAGATGGGCTCCCAGATGGGTTCAACCACTCAGCTAGATGGGCTCCCAGATGGGTTCAACCACTCAGCTAGATGGGCTCCCAGATGGGTTCAACCACTCAGCTAGATGGGCTCCCAGATGGGTTCAACCACTCAGCTAGATGGGCTCCCAGATGGGTTCAACCACTCAGCTAGATGGGCTCCCAGATGGGTTCAACCACTCAGCTAGATGGGCTCCCAGATGGGTTCAACCACTCAGCTAGATGGGCTCCCAGATGGGTTCAACCACTCAGCTAGATGGGCTCCCAGATGTAAACTCTAATCAGAAGGTGTCACACTATCTCCATGTAGGTTTTTTGTGCCATTTTTTATTCATTCATTCaaccttttatttaactcggcaagtcagttaagaacaaattcttatttacaatgacggcctaccagggaacagtgggttaactgccttgttcagggggcagaacgacagattttttaccttgtcagctcaggggattcgatccagcaacctttcagttactagtacaacactctaaccactagactacctgccgccccacaatccctcctcaccctccttgGCAATAAAGTATTGAATGTTCTCCCTGCTAGATACCATGTCTGGACGAAGGGTCATGCTCCCACTAACTTTGCTAAGTGGAGGACCGCCACCACACCGTACAGGGTCCAGTGGGAAGCGGACTTTGAACCCTATGTGATGGTGAGGCGGGACAGTCCAGAGTACGACAGACGCTTCGTTGGCTTTGGGTGGAATAAAGTGGCTCATATTATGGAGCTGGACGCACAGGTACTGAACACACCTTTTACCCATCACTCTGTCACTCACAGGTACTGAACACACCTTTTACCCATCACTCTGTCACTCACAGGTACTGGACACACCTTTACCCATCACTCTGTCACTCACAGGTACTGAACACACCTTTTAcccatcactctgtctctcacaGGTACTGAACACACCTTTTACCCATCACTCTGTCTAACtatgtcctctgtcctctcttccagcaGTATGAGTTAGTGATGCTGTCTTAGTGTTTCtaactctgtcctctgtcctctcttccagcaGTATGAGTTAGTGATGCTGTCTTAGTGTTTCtaactctgtcctctgtcctctcttccagcaGTATGAGTTAGTGATGCTGTCTTAGTGTTTCtaactctgtcctctgtcctctcttccagcaGTATGAGTTAGTGATGCTGTCTTAGTGTTTCtaactctgtcctctgtcctctcttccaggAGTATGAGTTAGTGATGCTGTCTTAGTGTTTCtaactctgtcctctgtcctctcttccagcaGTATGAGTTAGTGATGCTGTCTTAGTGTTTCtaactctgtcctctcttccagcaGTATGAGTTAGTGATGCTGTCTTAGTGTTTCtaactctgtcctctgtcctctcttccagcaGTATGAGTTAGTGATGCTGTCTTAGTGTTTCtaactctgtcctctgtcctctcttccagcaGTATGAGTTAGTGATGCTGTCTTAGTGTTTCtaactctgtcctctgtcctctcttccagcaGTATGAGTTAGTGATGCTGTCTTAGTGTTTCtaactctgtcctctgtcctctcttccagcaGTATGAGTTAGTGATGCTGTCTTAGTGATTCtaactctgtcctctgtcctctcttccagcaGTATGAGTTAGTGATGCTGTCTTAGTGATTCtaactctgtcctctgtcctctcttccagcaGTATGAGTTAGTGATGCTGTCTTAGTGTTTCtaactctgtcctctgtcctctcttccagcaGTATGAGTTAGTGATGCTGTCTTAGTGTTTCtaactctgtcctctgtcctctcttccaggAGTATGAGTTAGTGATGCTGTCTTAGTGTTTCtaactctgtcctctgtcctctcttccagcaGTATGAGTTAGTGATGCTGTCTTAGTGTTTCtaactctgtcctctcttccagcaGTATGAGTTAGTGATGCTGTCTTAGTGTTTCtaactctgtcctctgtcctctcttccagcaGTATGAGTTAGTGATGCTGTCTTAGTGTTTCtaactctgtcctctgtcctctcttccagcaGTATGAGTTAGTGATGCTGTCTTAGTGTTTAtaactctgtcctctgtcctctcttccagcaGTATGAGTTAGTGATGCTGTCTTAGTGATTCtaactctgtcctctgtcctctcttccagcaGTATGAGTTAGTGATGCTGTCTTAGTGTTTCtaactctgtcctctgtcctctgtcctctcttccagcaGTATGAGTTAGTGATGCTGTCTTAGTGTGTCtaactctgtcctctgtcctctcttccagcaGTATGAGTTAGTGATGCTGTCTTAGTGTTTCtaactctgtcctctgtcctctcttccagcaGTATGAGTTAGTGATGCTGTCTTAGTGATTCtaactctgtcctctgtcctctcttccagcaGTATGAGTTAGTGATGCTGTCTTAGTGTTTCtaactctgtcctctgtcctctcttccagcaGTATGAGTTAGTGATGCTGTCTTAGTGTGTCtaactctgtcctctgtcctctcttccaggAGTATGAGTTAGTGATGCTGTCTTAGTGTTTCtaactctgtcctctgtcctctcttccagcaGTATGAGTTAGTGATGCTGTCTTAGTGTTTCtaactctgtcctctgtcctctcttccagcaGTATGAGTTAGTGATGCTGTCTTAGTGTTTCtaactctgtcctctgtcctctcttccagcaGTATGAGTTAGTGATGCTGTCTTAGTGTTTCtaactctgtcctctgtcctctgtcctctcttccagcaGTATGAGTTAGTGATGCTGTCTTAGTGTTTCtaactctgtcctctgtcctctcttccagcaGTATGAGTTAGTGATGCTGTCTTAGTGTTTCtaactctgtcctctgtcctctcttccagcaGTATGAGTTAGTGATGCTGTCTTAGTGTTTAtaactctgtcctctgtcctctcttccagcaGTATGAGTTAGTGATGCTGTCTTAGTGATTCtaactctgtcctctgtcctctcttccagcaGTATGAGTTAGTGATGCTGTCTTAGTGTTTCtaactctgtcctctgtcctctgtcctctcttccagcaGTATGAGTTAGTGATGCTGTCTTAGTGTGTCtaactctgtcctctgtcctctcttccagcaGTATGAGTTAGTGATGCTGTCTTAGTGATTCtaactctgtcctctcttccagcaGTATGAGTTAGTGATGCTGTCTTAGTGTTTCtaactctgtcctctgtcctctcttccagcaGTATGAGTTAGTGATGCTGTCTTAGTGATTCtaactctgtcctctgtcctctcttccagcaGTATGAGTTAGTGATGCTGTCTTAGTGTTTCtaactctgtcctctgtcctctcttccagcaGTATGAGTTAGTGATGCTGTCTTAGTGATTCtaactctgtcctctgtcctctcttccagcaGTATGAGTTAGTGATGCTGTCTTAGTGTTTCtaactctgtcctctgtcctctcttccagcaGTATGAGTTAGTGATGCTGTCTTAGTGTTTCtaactctgtcctctgtcctctcttccagcaGTATGAGTTAGTGATGCTGTCTTAGTGATTCtaactctgtcctctgtcctctcttccagcaGTATGAGTTAGTGATGCTGTCTTAGTGTTTCtaactctgtcctctgtcctctcttccagcaGTATGAGTTAGTGATGCTGTCTTAGTGTTTCtaactctgtcctctgtcctctgtcctctgtcccagGAGTATGAGTTTGTGGTTCTGCCCAACGCCTATATGATCCACATGCCTCACGCACCCAGTTTCGACATCACCAAGTTCCGGTCCAACAAGCAGTACCGGGTCTGCCTGAAGACCCTGAAAGAGGAGTTTCAACAGAACATGTCTAGACGATACGGCTTCGCTGCCCTCAAATACATGACTGCAGAGAACAACAGCTAGCCAACACCGATGAGCCAGGACACTCTGACCCGTTATTGACTACACTACCCATAACACCCTCCTCTAAGGCCGTCTAGGACTACACTACTACCCAGGACTCCTCTGGGCCGggcagaggagagggaaagggcgGTGGATTCTAAGGACAGTCGATGTAGTCAGGAGTGAACAGAATGGTTACTAAAAGACTCTTACCGCGAACTCTGACCTTTGTGCCAACCGATCATGAGGTTTAAATTGTGAGCTCTGATTCTTGTGAACTCTCACCTTTAGTTTGGGGTTATGACCTAGTTTGAGACAAACCAGCGTTAACCAACTGAAGGGTAACCGGGGGTAACCGTAAGGTCGTTGTGTCCCGAACATTGTTTAACCCCTCCGAGGACGGAGGGAGCAACCTGTCCAGAAGCTGCTGACCTGGTTTCCATCTGGACGAGGAAGCTGCTGACCTGGTTTCCATCTGGTTTCTGGCTGGACGAGGAAGCTGCTGACCTGGTTTCCATCTGGTTTCTGGCTGGACGAGGAAGCTGTTGCTGTGAAGGATGAGTCAGTAGAGGCTGGTCTGGACTCCTACAACTCTCTGCCCTTCTCTAACAGAACTACTGGACATCActatgggagggagggagggagggagagagagagggagagagagagggagagagagagggagagagagagagggagagagagagggagagagagagagagagagagagagagagagagagagagagagagagagagagaaggaaggaaggagcgGGGGAGATGGACTGACTGAAGCCTTGGACTTGGAAAGCAGACAAGACATTTGTTCTGTCTCTGTGCCATATCTGGAAGACCAGCAGCTCATTCCCAGCCGCTGTTTGTTGGGCTAAATGTAATGtggtgtctgcctgcctgcaggACAACGAGCGAGAACTGAGGAGAGAGAACACTTTCAAGTATTGTGTGCTTTACATTATGTCCGTACACTGCAAATCAGAGCTATTATTTTTCCTTCTCTCCATGTCTcgtaaaaattaaaaaataaaacaatttaactGACAGACAACGTATCCAAGTTTCACACCGATAAAAATGCTAATTATGTTGCTCAGCGACAAGTGACAAAAACATCAGAGTCTCAACAGAATCAGAAACGTGGGAGAGTCTGGATGACTGACACAtgggctgagtcccaaatggctccctattccctatatagtgcactactttagaccagatccctattccctatttagtgcactactatagaccagagccctattccctatatagtacactactatagaccagagccctattccctatatagtgcactactttagaccagagccctattccctatataatacactactttagaccagggccctattccctatatagtacactactatagaccagagccctattccctatatagtgcactactatagaccagagccctattccctatatagtacactactatagaccagagccctattccctatatagtgcactactatagaccagagccctattccctatatagtacactactatagaccagagccctattccctatatagtgcactactatagaccagggccctattccctatatagtgcactactttagaccagagccctattccctatatagtgcactactttagaccagagccctattccctatataatacactactttagaccagggccctattccctatatagtacactactttagaccagggccctattccctatatagtacactactttagaccagagccctattccctatatagtacactactttagaccagggccctattccctaatagtacactactttagaccagggccctattccctatatagtgctctactttagaccctttggtctaaagtagtgcactacgtagggaatagggtgccatagtgaGCTACTCCGTCTGCTACATTTAGTTCCAGTCTGATACGGATCAGTACCAGTCTCCTGGCTCATATGACAGTACAGGGTTGATATGGATCAGAACCAGTCTCCTGGCTCATATGACAGTACAGGGTTGATATGGATCAGAACCAGTCTCCTGGCTCATATGACAGTACAGGGTTGATATGGATCAGAACCAGCCTCCTGGCTCATATGACAGTACAGGGTTGATATGGATCAGAACCAGTCCCTGGCTCATATGACAGTACAGGGTTGATATGGATCAGAACCAGCCTCCTGGCCCATATGACAGTACAGGGTTGATATGGATCAGAACCAGTCTCCTGGCTCATATGACAGTACAGGGTTGATATGGATCAGAACCAGTCTCCTGGCTCATATGACAGCACAGGGTTGATATGGATCAGAACCAGTCTCCTGGCTCATATGACAGTACAGGGTTGATATGGATCAGAACCAGTCTCCTGGCTCATATGACAGTACAGGGTTGATATGGATCAGAACCAGCCTCCTGGCTCATATGACAGTACAGGGTTGATATGGATCAGAACCAGTCTCCTGGCTCATATGACAGTACAGGGTTGATATGGATCAGAACCAGTCTCCTGGCTCATATGACAGTACAGGGTTGATATGGATCAGAACCAGCCTCCGGGCTCATATGACAGTACAGGGTTGATATGGATCAGAACCAGCCTCCTGGCTCATATGACAGTACAGGGTTGATATGGATCAGAACCAGTCTCCTGGCTCATATGACAGTACAGGGTTGATATGGATCAGAACCAGTCTCCTGGCTCATATGACAGTACAGGGTTGATATGGATCAGAACCAGTCTCCTGGCTCATATGACAGTACAGGGTTGATATGGATCAGAACCAGCCTCCGGGCTCATATGACAGTACAGGGTTGATATGGATCAGAACCAGCCTCCTGGCTCATATGACAGTACAGGGTTGATATGGATCAGAACCAGTCTCCTGGCTCATATGACAGTACAGGGTTGATATGGATCAGAACCAGTCTCCTGGCTCATATGACAGTACAGGGTTGATATGGATCAGAACCAGTCTCCTGGCTCATATGACGGTACCGTGTTGATATGGATCAGAACCAGTCTCCTGGCTCATATGACAGTACAGGGTTGATATAGATCAGAACCAGTCTCCTGGCTCATATGACAGTACAGGGTTGATATGGATCAGAACCAGTCTCCTGGCCCATATGACAGTACAGGGTTGATATGGATCAGAACCAGCCTCCTGGCTCATATGACAGTACAGGGTTGATATGGATCAGAACCAGTCTCCTGGCTCATATGACAGTACAGGGTTGATATGGATCAGAACCAGCCTCCTGGCTCATATGACAGTACAGGGTTGATATGGATCAGAACCAGTCTCCTGGCTCATATGACAGTACAGGGTTGATATGGATCAGAACCAGTCTCCTGGCTCATATGACAGTACAGGGTTGATATGGATCAGAACCAGCCTCCTGGCTCATATGACAGTACAGGGTTGATATGGATCAGAACCAGTCTCCTGGCTCATATGACAGTACAGGGTTGATATGGATCAGAACCAGTCTCCTGGCTCATATGACAGTACAGGGTTGATATGGATCAGAACCAGTCTCCTGGCTCATATGACGGTACCGTGTTGATATGGATCAGAACCAGTCTCCTGGCTCATATGACAGTACAGGGTTGATATGGATCAGAACCAGTCTCCTGGCTCATATGACGGTACCGTGTTGATATGCATCAGAACCAGTCTCCTGGCTCATATGACAGTACAGGGTTGATATAGATCAGAACCAGTCTCCTGGCTCATATGACAGTACAGGGTTGATATGGATCAGAACCAGTCTCCTGGCTCATAGGACTGTACAAGGTCAGTACAGGGTCATCCAGCCATCTGTATTCAGGATAGATCTTTACACACAACCAGGAAGTGTGTTTCTGACAGATTCATAAACACTGTTTTACTCACTATGACTGATGGACAATCGTtgtgttaggtgtgtgtgtgtgtgttaggtgtgtgcgtgtgtgtgtgtgtgtgtgttaggtgtgtgcgtgttaggtgtgtgtgtgtgtgtgtgtgtgtgtgtgtgtgtgtgtgtgtgtgtgtgtgtgtgtgtgagatgtttGAGTGGGTGTTATCACTATGACTGATGGACAATCGTTGTGGCAGTTTGTTGAATGTGCTTCAATATATTTggtttgaaacacacacacacacacacacacacacacacacacacacacacacacacacacacacacctaacaccCACTCAAACATCTCGTCTTCATGATATCACTCTGTTAGTATCCTTGCTTCTGACTCCACCCCTCTCACCAAGCAGGAAGTGGAGCATAAACCAATCAGCTCATGGTTGACCTTTTTTCCCGTTGTCAGTTATTCCATTCGTTACGTATCAGTGTGTGTTGCCGGTCGTAAGGTGGGAAACGAGTACGCCAGCGGAACTGAGACTGCCCTGTTGAAGAGGGAGGAGGCTGGAGGGATGGACGGACACACAACATGGAGGATTCAGACCCCCAGGACTGCGTTTCTAATGTAACACAACCCACTAGTAGCGATGATAAGAGATGAAACGAAGGGAGGTGGAGGTGATGATGTCACTCAGACCGTCCTGGAGGTCAGGCTAAAAGCCTGGATGGGGTCgttactagttaccacagccacaaagtcattatggctaaactgccaatttaaaacattttttaaaatctgatttaaacctaatcctaaccttaaccacactgctgaccttatgcctaaccttacaTGAAggtttgtggctgtggtaactagtgacaaccaaaGCTTGGATGGCCCCCACCAAACTGACTAGGGCCCCCACCACACTGACTAGGGCCCCCACCACACTGACTAGGGCCCCCACCACACTGACTAGAGCCCCCACCACACTGACTAGATGTTTAtgaggagtgactgtgtgtgtttatgaggtgtgactgtgtgtgtttatgaggtgTGACACTGTGTGTTTACgaggagtgactgtgtgtgtttatgaggtgtgactgtgtgtgtttatgaggagtgactgtgtgtgtttatcaggagtgactgtgtgtgtttatgaggagtgactgtgtgtgtttatgaggagtgactgtgtgtgtttatgaggagtgactgtgtgtttatgaggagtgactgtgtgtgtttatgaggtgtgactgtgtgtttatgaggagtgactgtgtgtgtttatgaggagtgactgtgtgtgtttatgaggtgtgactgtgtgtgtttatgaggagtgactgtgtgtgcttatgaggagtgactgtgtgtgtgtgtgtgtttatgaggagtgactgtgtgtgtgtgtttatgaggagtgactgtgtgtgtttatgaggagtgactgtgtgtgtttatgaggtgtgactgtgtgtgtttatgaggtgtgactgtgtgtgtttatgaggtgtgactgtgtgtgtttatgaggagtgactgtgtgtgtttatgaggagtgactgtgtgtgtttatgaggagtgactgtgtgtgtttatgaggagTGACTATGTGTTTAtgaggagtgactgtgtgtgtgtatatgaggaGTGTGTGAGTGGCTTGGCAGATGGAGCTCCATCCCCTTGAGAAGCTATTCAGAACTAGAGATGTGTAACTAGGTGGGGAGCTGCCAGATAGACTGCCAGATAGACTGCCAGATAGACTGCCAGATAGATTGCCAGACAGACATGATGCTGCTGCTTCCTGAATTAAAACTAATGAGTGGATCAGTGTTGTTTTTTCAGTCTGTCACAACTGCGGCCGCTCAGATTTTTCGTGGCCCCCATCCCATCAAAGTGGCCCGTCGCTGGTCGAGAAATACACAACAtcaccaaagtatgtggacacctgctcgtcaaacatctcattccaaaatcacgggcattaatatggagttggtcccccctttgctgctataacagcctccactcttctgggaaggctttccactagatgttggaacattgctgctataacagcctccactcttctgggaaggctttccactagatgttggaacattgctgctgtaacagcctccactcttctgggaaggctttccactagatgttggaacattgctgctataacagcctccactcttctgggaaggctttccactagatgttggaacattgctgctgtaacagccttcactcttctgggaaggctttccactagatgatggaacattgctgctgtaacagcctccactcttctgggaaggctttccactagatgatggaacattgctgctgtaacagcctccactcttctgggaaggctttccactagatgttggaacattgctgctgtaacagcctccactcttctgggaaggctttccactagatgttggaacattgctgctgtaacagcctccactcttctgggaaggctttccactagatgttggaacattgctgatataacagcctccactcttctgggaaggctttccactagatgatggaacattgctgctataacagcctccactcttctgggaaggctttccactaaatgttggaacattgctgctataacagcctccactcttctgggaaggctttccactagatgttggaacattgctgctataacagcctccactcttctgggaaggctttccactagatgttggaacattgctgctataacagcctccactcttctgggaaggctttccactaaatgttggaacattgctgctataacagcctccactcttctgggaaggctttccactagatgttggaacattgctgctataacagcctccactcttctgggaaggctttccactagatgttggaacattgctgctataacagcctccactcttctgggaaggctttccactaaatgttggaacattgctgctataacagcctccactcttctgggaaggctttccactagatgttggaacattgctgctataacagcctccactcttctgggaaggctttccactagatgttggaacattgctgctataacagcctccactcttctgggaaggctttccactaaatgttggaacattgctgctataacagcctccactcttctgggaaggctttccactagatgttggaacattgctgctataacagcctccactcttctgggaaggctttccactagatgttggaacattgctgctataacagcctccactcttctg
Encoded here:
- the LOC120040109 gene encoding LARGE xylosyl- and glucuronyltransferase 1-like produces the protein YHVWTKGHAPTNFAKWRTATTPYRVQWEADFEPYVMVRRDSPEYDRRFVGFGWNKVAHIMELDAQEYEFVVLPNAYMIHMPHAPSFDITKFRSNKQYRVCLKTLKEEFQQNMSRRYGFAALKYMTAENNS